One Neodiprion pinetum isolate iyNeoPine1 chromosome 1, iyNeoPine1.2, whole genome shotgun sequence genomic window carries:
- the LOC124219723 gene encoding uncharacterized protein C2orf42 homolog: MSNEERLHTLLADLGKATLRGVRKCPKCGTYNGSRGLSCKNKYCDVVFKEPGEKRKLSTEACKLITGSTAQVFSVRVRDKGPDYRGFVQLPVINTAMVDENSALITQTTALCFVDTCERSFNASVLKCHDASELSISTCQHIQAALRCYAEAQPLTLRNSILSSLNVNNEIKQEIWLLATETSGPLVQRVSKNIMAVKCKASPKHPLGYLHFSFFVTKLKDRVEHRCLCSCSAFKSTTKFGDKTEVSQSQIKRCVHFYACICAFASDPKLTEEFEYYVNLDQADLSIQKSMSTEFQINEADKIVGMDLESLTADETDTQLLIFRDDTIDLDTAILPHNIVENIEVECDHNLLDDANIISQVHNLEVIDHNSVLDEDTVKILDSQSLIDTKFNVINDSQYLLDNNNVKILDSGTVKILDAHTVLDADTMKLLNGSTIIDDNTVQIINGNAVIQCGCGDMISSDNTDMLQTSGKRKRDERLPNLSSTSLNNLNSIEPRKARARPTVIKKYHNSCENLDESNTSLSFIKWLASITERINQTMHFQFDGKPDPLVFHVPQIFFDCLRERISCGGKKKRLPNSTTAFVRKDGVPLGTFTKYTWHITNILHVKSIFETPIMPLEITRSFVQNADGTYELYKREETEMDKFKKTGNQPLIKPLELKTYLKVGNTSPNQIEPTPFLIEWIPDILPISKIGELRIRFEYGHVKNELTQRRRKVALLKNY, translated from the exons ATGTCCAACGAAGAACGTCTGCATACGCTGCTTGCTGATTTAGGAAAAGCAACGTTAAGGGGAGTGCGTAAATGTCCAAAATGTGGTACGTACAATGGGTCACGTGGGCTGAGCTGCAAGAACAAGTACTGCGACGTGGTGTTCAAAGAGCCGggggaaaaacgaaaattatcaacggAAGCTTGTAAACTTATAACAGGATCAACTGCCCAGGTCTTTTCTGTCAGGGTACGAGATAAAGGTCCTGATTATCGTGGATTCGTACAACTTCCTGTGATTAACACAGCAATGGTTGACGAAAATTCCGCCCTAATAACGCAAACTACTGCTTTATGTTTCGTTGACACTTGTGAAAGAAGTTTTAATGCAAGTGTATTAAAATGTCAC GATGCGTCTGAATTATCCATATCAACTTGCCAACACATCCAAGCTGCGCTACGTTGCTATGCCGAAGCTCAACCATTGACTCTGCGTAATTCAATATTGTCATCGTTAAATgtcaataatgaaataaagcaAGAAATATGGCTGCTAGCTACGGAGACATCGGGTCCCTTGGTGCAAAGAGtgtcaaaaaatattatggCAGTCAAATGTAAAGCATCACCAAAGCACCCGCTAGGATACTtacatttctcatttttcgtcACTAAATTGAAGGACAGAGTTGAGCACAGATGTTTATGCAGTTGTTCCGCCTTTAAA AGTACAACAAAGTTTGGGGATAAAACGGAGGTGTCACAATCTCAAATTAAACGTTGCGTGCATTTTTATGCTTGCATATGTGCATTTGCTAGTGATCCAAAGCTTACTGAAGAATTTGAGTACTACGTTAATTTAGATCAGGCTGATCTCAGTATACAAAAATCTATGAGCACCGAGTTTCAAATTAACGAAGCTGATAAAATTGTTGGAATGG ATTTGGAGAGCTTGACAGCTGATGAAACTGATACGCAGCTGTTAATATTTCGAGATGATACGATAGATTTGGATACTGCAATTTTACCTCATaatattgtagaaaatattgaaGTAGAATGTGATCATAATTTGTTAGATGATGCCAATATTATTTCAcag GTACATAATTTGGAAGTGATAGACCACAACTCGGTACTGGATGAAGATACAGTGAAAATTCTCGATAGTCAATCTCTAATTGACACGAAGTTTAATGTGATAAATGACAGCCAGTATCTCCTAGACAATAACAATGTCAAGATTCTTGACAGTGGTACAGTCAAAATACTGGATGCTCATACCGTACTAGATGCTGATACCATGAAACTTCTGAATGGAAGTACAATAATAGATGATAATACTGTTCAAATAATCAATGGTAATGCAGTAATACAGTGCGGTTGTGGCGATATGATAAGCTCAGACAATACTGATATGCTGCAAACGAGtgggaagaggaaaagagatgAAAGGTTACCAAACCTGTCTTCCACaagtttaaataatttgaattcaataGAGCCAAGAAAGGCAAGAGCAAGGCCGAcggttattaaaaaatatcataattCATGCGAGAACTTGGACGAAAGCAATACCAGCTTGTCGTTTATCAAATGGCTTGCTTCAATAACTGAAAGAATAAATCAAACAATGCATTTTCAATTCGATGGCAAACCCGATCCTTTGGTATTTCATGTGcctcaaatatttttcgattgtctCCGAGAACGGATATCGTGCGGTGGTAAGAAAAAGAGGCTGCCAAATTCGACAACGGCTTTTGTTAGAAAAGATGGGGTACCTCTGGGCACATTCACGAAATACACCTGGCATATTACGAATATACTTCACGTGAAAAGTATTTTTGAAACTCCGATTATGCCCCTAGAAATAACTAGAAGTTTCGTACAAAATGCTGACGGAACTTATGAATTGTACAAGCGGGAAGAAACGGAAATggacaagtttaaaaaaactgGTAATCAACCGTTGATTAAACCACTAGAACTGAAAACGTACCTGAAAGTCG GTAATACTTCCCCAAATCAAATCGAACCAACACCATTTTTGATCGAATGGATACCGGATATATTGCCGATATCTAAAATAGGAGAGCTGAGAATTAGATTTGAGTACGGTCATGTTAAAAATGAACTTACTCAACGGCGAAGAAAAGTTgctttgttgaaaaattattga